Proteins from a single region of Halalkalibaculum roseum:
- the atpB gene encoding F0F1 ATP synthase subunit A, with protein MIQAFRRLLVTALILFTVVPTIHATQESAQNSQEAESEQEMPIDVIGKVQDHHYLDVAGYHLYLPRILLVEGEWYVYSNTESAIESGEFTEKAGALVPADGRTMTMDFSITSHLMYFWFGVVLTLWLTIAMARKYKKGAGRKTEPQGWFQNLFEITFVFVRDDIAKTNIPEDKYEKFVPYLFAVFVAITFMNLFGLLPWGVTATADITVTGILAAFTFFLTQWNGSKDHWEHVFVFPGVPPLMRVILTPIEILGLFTKPLALAVRLFANMLSGKIMIICILGLIFIFTEFFGTIFGAGSSILVVPLTVALYVLKAFVGVLQAYIFTLLSAVFIGMAAEEHDHHEEGVEAHA; from the coding sequence ATGATACAGGCCTTTCGCCGACTACTAGTCACTGCTCTTATATTATTTACTGTTGTACCGACCATTCATGCTACTCAAGAGTCTGCTCAGAACAGCCAGGAAGCTGAATCTGAACAGGAAATGCCTATTGATGTAATCGGCAAGGTTCAGGATCATCATTATCTTGATGTAGCGGGATATCACCTATACCTGCCACGCATACTTTTAGTCGAAGGCGAATGGTATGTTTACAGTAACACCGAAAGTGCGATTGAATCCGGCGAATTTACTGAAAAAGCAGGGGCTTTGGTACCAGCCGATGGTCGAACGATGACCATGGATTTTTCTATTACTTCCCACCTGATGTATTTCTGGTTTGGCGTGGTGCTAACATTATGGCTTACCATAGCCATGGCGCGTAAATACAAGAAAGGGGCCGGGCGAAAAACTGAACCGCAGGGTTGGTTCCAGAACTTATTTGAAATCACCTTTGTATTTGTCCGTGATGATATAGCCAAAACCAATATCCCCGAAGATAAGTATGAAAAATTCGTTCCTTATCTGTTTGCCGTGTTTGTCGCCATCACCTTTATGAATTTATTCGGACTGCTTCCCTGGGGAGTTACTGCAACAGCAGATATCACTGTAACTGGTATTTTGGCGGCTTTTACTTTCTTTTTAACACAATGGAATGGGTCCAAAGATCACTGGGAGCATGTGTTTGTGTTTCCGGGTGTTCCTCCGCTGATGCGTGTGATTCTTACTCCCATTGAAATTTTGGGATTATTTACTAAGCCACTTGCACTGGCTGTACGTCTTTTTGCAAATATGCTATCCGGTAAAATCATGATCATCTGTATTCTGGGATTGATCTTTATTTTCACAGAATTTTTCGGAACCATTTTTGGAGCGGGGTCAAGTATTCTGGTTGTGCCATTGACTGTAGCACTGTACGTTCTCAAAGCCTTTGTAGGAGTACTGCAAGCTTACATCTTCACCTTGCTCTCTGCCGTGTTTATAGGCATGGCTGCCGAAGAGCATGATCATCATGAAGAAGGAGTCGAAGCACACGCTTGA
- a CDS encoding 1,4-dihydroxy-2-naphthoyl-CoA synthase yields the protein MNWKTVKEFDDITFKKSNGVARIAFNRPEIRNAFRPKTLFELQEAFLDVREDQSIGVVLLSGEGPSPKDGKWAFCSGGDQNVRDKLGYKDDKGTARLNVLDLQRLIRFMGKVVIAVVPGWAVGGGHSLHVVCDLTIASKEHAIFKQTDADVASFDGGFGSALLARQVGQKKAREIFFLGRNYSAQEAYEMGMVNAVVPHEELEETAYRWAQEILEKSPTAIRMIKFAFNLVDDGMVGQQVFSGEATRLAYMTDEAKEGRDAFLEKRKPDWEKFPWIG from the coding sequence ATGAACTGGAAAACCGTAAAAGAATTCGACGATATTACATTCAAAAAATCAAACGGGGTCGCCCGAATCGCTTTTAACCGACCTGAAATTCGAAATGCTTTTCGGCCGAAAACATTGTTTGAACTTCAGGAGGCTTTCCTGGATGTCAGAGAAGATCAATCCATAGGAGTCGTACTTCTTTCCGGGGAAGGGCCTTCACCAAAAGATGGAAAATGGGCCTTCTGTTCCGGTGGGGACCAAAATGTACGGGATAAACTTGGCTACAAAGACGACAAGGGCACTGCCAGGCTTAATGTTCTGGATCTTCAGCGATTAATCCGGTTTATGGGTAAGGTAGTCATTGCGGTGGTACCGGGATGGGCGGTTGGCGGCGGTCACAGCCTGCATGTAGTATGTGATCTCACCATAGCAAGTAAGGAGCATGCCATTTTTAAACAAACGGATGCTGATGTCGCGAGCTTTGACGGTGGATTCGGCTCTGCGCTGCTCGCTAGGCAGGTAGGACAAAAAAAGGCGCGTGAAATATTCTTTCTTGGTAGAAATTATTCAGCACAGGAAGCTTACGAAATGGGCATGGTCAACGCAGTAGTACCTCATGAGGAATTGGAAGAAACTGCATACCGGTGGGCACAGGAGATTCTTGAGAAAAGTCCGACTGCAATCAGGATGATCAAATTTGCTTTCAACCTGGTAGATGACGGGATGGTGGGGCAACAGGTGTTTTCCGGAGAAGCTACTCGCCTGGCCTATATGACCGATGAAGCCAAGGAAGGCCGTGATGCCTTTCTGGAAAAACGGAAGCCGGACTGGGAAAAGTTTCCTTGGATTGGGTAG
- a CDS encoding isochorismate synthase — protein sequence MSEKYTGQDNIEDHHVLSRLETSDYSLFLKNVNESIGSDSIVSVTMPIEKIDPLACLELLNNKQGYHYFWEKPSDEFAIAAGKALKTFDSRGEKRFRDIENQISKIKEQALEFTTVEHSHAGIHFLGGFSFFEESTDPAWKSFGSASFVIPEWQIIRDGHLTLLTLNFKLSEFYSITELDEKIKESFCEIEEVLKLNSEPEFSTSETLYRTPGNIVSRKATSSWIKSVNKAKRLIAENQFEKIVLAREATIRLSETPEPTHIINILREQYPNCYSFLIRNAGNKTFLGCTPERLISFKKNYLLTEALAGSIQRGNTASEDAYMSKELMKSPKNAHEHNYVIRAIEQKLKPFVKKIEKGTKPVIKKLTNVQHLFTPITAWLKEDISPLDIVETLHPTPAVGGFPWDQAKPYIKELENFDRGWYAGPVGWLNSQNGGEFAVAIRSGLVEKETATFFAGCGIVEDSDAETEWQETILKLRPMLSALKYD from the coding sequence ATGTCTGAAAAATATACCGGACAAGACAACATAGAAGATCATCACGTTTTATCACGGCTGGAAACGTCGGACTATTCCCTATTCCTTAAAAATGTAAATGAATCGATAGGGTCAGACAGCATCGTTTCCGTTACCATGCCCATTGAGAAGATAGATCCTCTCGCCTGCCTGGAACTTCTCAATAACAAACAGGGGTATCATTATTTCTGGGAAAAGCCGTCAGACGAATTTGCAATAGCGGCAGGCAAGGCCTTAAAGACTTTTGATTCAAGAGGTGAAAAGCGATTTAGGGACATCGAGAATCAAATATCCAAGATTAAAGAACAAGCTCTCGAATTCACTACGGTTGAACACAGTCATGCAGGCATTCACTTCCTGGGCGGCTTTTCTTTCTTTGAAGAGAGTACTGATCCCGCTTGGAAGTCATTCGGGTCTGCTTCTTTTGTCATTCCAGAATGGCAGATAATCAGAGACGGACACCTAACACTGCTGACTCTGAATTTCAAACTCTCTGAATTTTATTCGATAACAGAATTGGATGAAAAGATAAAAGAAAGTTTTTGTGAGATTGAGGAGGTTTTAAAACTTAATAGCGAACCGGAGTTTTCTACATCTGAAACTCTTTACCGCACACCGGGTAATATTGTAAGCCGTAAAGCAACTAGCAGCTGGATAAAGTCAGTTAACAAAGCTAAAAGGTTGATAGCTGAGAATCAGTTTGAAAAAATTGTACTCGCTAGAGAAGCAACCATCCGTCTGAGTGAAACTCCCGAACCCACTCACATAATAAATATACTCAGAGAACAGTACCCTAATTGTTATTCCTTTTTGATTCGTAATGCAGGAAACAAAACCTTTCTGGGCTGTACTCCCGAGCGGTTGATTTCGTTTAAGAAGAACTATCTTTTAACCGAAGCTTTAGCGGGTAGTATTCAACGAGGTAATACGGCATCGGAAGACGCCTACATGAGCAAAGAGCTTATGAAGAGTCCTAAAAATGCTCACGAACATAATTATGTGATAAGGGCGATTGAACAGAAACTTAAACCCTTCGTTAAGAAAATTGAAAAGGGTACCAAACCGGTCATTAAAAAATTGACGAATGTTCAACATCTGTTTACCCCTATCACTGCCTGGCTGAAAGAAGATATCAGTCCTCTAGACATAGTAGAAACACTCCACCCTACTCCGGCAGTCGGTGGGTTTCCATGGGACCAGGCAAAGCCTTACATCAAAGAACTGGAAAATTTCGATCGCGGGTGGTATGCCGGACCGGTAGGATGGCTGAACAGTCAAAACGGTGGCGAATTCGCTGTAGCCATACGCAGCGGCTTAGTTGAAAAAGAAACTGCCACTTTTTTTGCAGGATGCGGTATTGTCGAGGATTCAGATGCAGAAACCGAGTGGCAAGAAACTATTTTGAAGCTCAGGCCGATGCTTTCTGCTCTGAAATATGACTGA
- the menD gene encoding 2-succinyl-5-enolpyruvyl-6-hydroxy-3-cyclohexene-1-carboxylic-acid synthase codes for MTDLNHQNLSFYRCTVFIRELFQRGVRHIVISPGSRSTPLTLAAAAHPYIKKHVILDERSAAFTALGIGKATGMPAVLICTSGTAAANYFPAVIEAFESGVPLIVATADRPPELRNTDANQTIDQTELYGNFVLEFRDISEPTGSDLELNTFIDNTGKIIERSLTEKGPIHLNFHFSKPLEPEKSFLEEIEAENKSLAQKTEKHIDLERTRSADQEAELYPLLENAMKPLVIIGQLPVGISIDPIYHLAENLNAPVLSESGYQNHSVSIQGYEGFLRNREIVEELSPDLILRLGLQPASKSLLNALDYWKPDHHIYFTIPPGRKETSLPVTHTFRWNGNDFTTEPLTGGRNFWLDQWDEASKKYLEYKSVLRDSYDVLTDGHVYEHISRQIPKGWWIFYSNSFPARDRSMFGQWKGQTVYTNRGASGIDGITSTNIGIGLSSSDPGILFTGDLAFLHDTNALLNSRLLSKPLVIVILNNNGGSIFRMLPIADHKKYFNDYFETPQQVEISTLCKSHHVSYQKIESIKQFTDFELGTFINESNSSLHVVECVTDPEASMKFRKQLWQKE; via the coding sequence ATGACTGACTTAAACCACCAAAACCTCTCTTTTTACCGTTGTACTGTTTTCATTAGGGAACTATTCCAACGAGGTGTAAGGCATATTGTGATCTCTCCGGGTTCCCGATCTACACCTCTTACCCTGGCGGCTGCCGCACATCCCTACATTAAAAAGCATGTAATTCTCGACGAGCGATCTGCCGCATTCACCGCGTTGGGAATTGGCAAAGCAACCGGCATGCCTGCCGTACTGATCTGCACTTCAGGAACCGCTGCTGCCAACTATTTTCCAGCGGTCATTGAGGCATTTGAATCAGGTGTACCTTTGATCGTTGCAACGGCTGATCGACCTCCCGAATTACGGAATACCGACGCCAATCAAACAATTGATCAAACCGAACTCTACGGAAATTTTGTACTTGAATTCCGGGACATCAGCGAACCCACCGGTAGTGATCTTGAGCTGAATACTTTTATTGATAACACGGGTAAAATTATAGAACGGTCACTGACTGAGAAGGGACCGATTCATCTAAACTTTCATTTCAGCAAACCCCTTGAGCCTGAAAAATCCTTTTTAGAAGAAATTGAAGCTGAGAATAAATCCCTTGCACAAAAAACCGAAAAGCATATTGATCTTGAGCGAACAAGGAGTGCCGATCAGGAGGCTGAATTATACCCTCTTCTTGAAAATGCGATGAAGCCTCTGGTTATCATCGGACAATTGCCGGTGGGTATCTCCATTGATCCAATTTATCATCTTGCTGAAAATCTGAATGCCCCGGTACTCTCTGAGTCGGGCTATCAAAATCATTCAGTATCCATTCAGGGCTATGAAGGTTTTTTGCGGAACAGAGAGATCGTTGAAGAATTGTCACCGGATTTGATACTCCGTTTGGGTTTACAACCTGCCAGCAAGAGTCTATTAAATGCTTTAGACTATTGGAAGCCGGATCACCATATTTATTTCACCATCCCTCCCGGAAGAAAGGAAACCTCCCTGCCGGTTACGCATACATTCAGGTGGAATGGAAATGATTTTACCACAGAACCATTGACCGGAGGACGGAATTTTTGGCTGGATCAGTGGGATGAGGCAAGCAAAAAATACTTGGAATACAAATCTGTGCTCCGCGATAGCTATGATGTGCTAACCGACGGACATGTATACGAGCATATCTCCCGACAAATTCCCAAAGGCTGGTGGATTTTCTACTCCAACTCCTTCCCTGCCAGAGACCGATCCATGTTCGGCCAATGGAAAGGTCAGACAGTGTACACCAACCGTGGTGCAAGCGGAATAGACGGCATCACTTCTACTAATATCGGCATAGGACTATCAAGCTCTGATCCGGGAATACTGTTTACCGGCGACCTGGCTTTTCTTCACGACACCAATGCCCTGTTGAATAGCAGACTGCTAAGCAAGCCTCTTGTTATCGTGATTTTAAATAATAATGGCGGATCTATTTTTAGGATGCTTCCAATTGCAGATCATAAAAAATACTTTAACGATTATTTTGAAACTCCACAGCAAGTGGAGATTTCAACTCTTTGTAAAAGTCATCACGTATCCTACCAAAAGATAGAAAGCATAAAGCAATTCACAGATTTTGAATTGGGTACCTTTATAAATGAATCGAACAGCTCCTTGCATGTGGTAGAATGTGTTACAGATCCCGAGGCTTCCATGAAATTCCGAAAACAGTTATGGCAGAAGGAGTAA
- a CDS encoding DUF4290 domain-containing protein encodes MFIEQKKPKDYDCGRNLDKMIASLPRIEDEEQRIEYAKRAVGLIKQSHPNWVDDNGKSETAWEHFFNLAEYNPKDYGIYNPFDSGQEDDAA; translated from the coding sequence ATGTTTATTGAACAGAAAAAACCAAAGGATTACGATTGCGGACGCAACCTTGATAAGATGATTGCTTCCCTTCCCAGAATAGAAGACGAGGAACAGCGAATAGAATATGCCAAGCGGGCTGTAGGACTTATCAAACAGAGCCACCCAAACTGGGTCGACGATAATGGTAAAAGCGAAACAGCCTGGGAGCATTTCTTTAATCTGGCCGAATACAATCCCAAAGATTACGGAATATACAATCCCTTTGACTCCGGTCAGGAAGATGACGCCGCGTAG
- a CDS encoding bactofilin family protein gives MFNNNNNKKSSAAKVNSNTSGNNLPSINMISEGTHVKGTLNTKNDIRIAGKLEGEAEAKGKLIIASTGVVDGDIEAVDADIAGKLLGEIHVSNKLILRQSAIVDGDIYTKSLLVEEGAQINGACRMNEDGSKSSISSSSGSSSKSSSSSTSSSKVAEKLKEKEKEEA, from the coding sequence ATGTTTAACAATAACAACAACAAAAAATCATCGGCTGCTAAAGTGAATTCAAATACCTCAGGTAACAATTTACCATCGATCAATATGATTAGCGAAGGAACCCACGTTAAGGGGACACTGAACACCAAAAATGACATACGGATTGCCGGGAAACTTGAAGGCGAGGCAGAAGCGAAAGGAAAGCTTATCATTGCTTCTACCGGTGTTGTTGACGGAGACATAGAAGCTGTGGATGCTGACATCGCAGGAAAGTTGCTCGGAGAAATCCATGTAAGCAACAAATTGATTCTCAGGCAATCGGCTATCGTTGACGGCGATATTTACACCAAGTCACTGTTGGTCGAGGAAGGGGCTCAAATAAACGGTGCCTGCCGCATGAATGAAGATGGCAGTAAATCCTCGATTTCGTCATCCTCCGGTTCCTCCTCAAAATCTTCTTCCTCCTCAACTTCAAGTTCTAAAGTAGCAGAGAAGTTAAAAGAGAAAGAAAAAGAAGAAGCTTGA
- the menH gene encoding 2-succinyl-6-hydroxy-2,4-cyclohexadiene-1-carboxylate synthase, with the protein MAEGVKKCIHINGLDYACQFYGQDASLPYLLMLHGFMGDGRGFSHLVNDLTKSCNPITIDLLGHGQTDKPVDPETYREKEQVDHLVALVNKIDKSPLFLYGYSMGGRLALKTAQAAPNLFSGLILESTNPGLSDKKERAIRRDTDKERASSIKNDFLAFLEKWEALPLFSSPAGLNSELSELYKQIHAEQEPEAMAAAICGFSPGSMKPVTKKTQNYYHPVLLIAGSGDQKYVTINKNMEQLFPKARLSILRAGHRVHMDNPDALGAEINTFIEQNS; encoded by the coding sequence ATGGCAGAAGGAGTAAAGAAATGTATTCATATCAATGGATTAGACTATGCATGCCAATTTTACGGGCAAGATGCTTCTTTACCCTACCTGTTGATGCTACACGGCTTTATGGGAGACGGTAGGGGATTTTCTCACCTCGTTAATGACTTAACTAAGAGTTGTAATCCCATAACGATCGACCTTCTCGGACACGGTCAAACGGACAAGCCGGTAGACCCGGAAACCTATAGGGAGAAAGAACAAGTTGATCATTTAGTTGCCCTAGTAAATAAAATCGACAAATCGCCTTTATTTCTATATGGATACAGCATGGGCGGAAGGCTTGCCCTTAAAACAGCACAGGCTGCACCCAATTTATTCAGCGGATTGATACTCGAGAGTACCAATCCCGGTCTGTCTGATAAAAAAGAACGAGCAATAAGAAGAGATACAGACAAAGAACGAGCATCATCTATTAAAAATGATTTTTTGGCATTTCTTGAGAAATGGGAAGCCTTACCCCTCTTCAGCTCTCCTGCCGGTTTGAACTCAGAATTGTCAGAACTCTACAAACAGATACATGCCGAGCAGGAACCGGAGGCGATGGCTGCGGCAATATGTGGTTTTAGTCCTGGATCTATGAAGCCTGTTACAAAGAAGACACAAAATTATTACCATCCGGTACTATTAATTGCCGGTTCCGGGGACCAAAAGTATGTAACCATTAACAAAAATATGGAGCAGCTTTTCCCAAAGGCAAGATTGAGCATACTTAGAGCCGGACACAGGGTGCACATGGATAATCCCGATGCGCTCGGAGCAGAAATTAACACTTTCATTGAACAAAATTCTTAA
- a CDS encoding murein hydrolase activator EnvC family protein: protein MLDFLKQIFNSKESDLTFVLFDDDEGPASSNTYKFKPKKLWQLYFTSLFLMVVIALLLFMFTPLGNLIYNQEDQELRESVIEISQKVEALRDSLHARDMQLAEIQEIMAAGKDTTFRVGMQLQKSNSTVAEQSNSEQNVASGVNAYEMISKNEIIFSSLFKRAPDFPAFYPVNGTLTRGYNPGNGHYGIDIATKNNIPFKALADGAVINQDWTANYGYVIQVQHNDGIISIYKHASSVSKNIGDVILKGEILGTVGDVGILSSGPHLHLEIWKNGVPQNPNSYLIKS from the coding sequence ATGCTGGATTTCCTAAAACAAATATTCAATTCCAAAGAGAGCGATCTTACTTTCGTACTCTTTGATGATGATGAAGGACCTGCTTCATCCAACACTTATAAGTTCAAGCCAAAAAAACTTTGGCAACTCTACTTTACATCTCTTTTTCTGATGGTTGTCATTGCCCTGCTGCTTTTTATGTTTACTCCGCTGGGTAACCTTATATATAACCAGGAAGATCAGGAACTGCGCGAGTCGGTAATTGAAATATCCCAAAAAGTGGAAGCCCTCAGAGACTCGCTCCATGCGCGTGATATGCAGCTCGCAGAAATTCAGGAGATTATGGCTGCCGGTAAAGACACCACATTCAGGGTAGGCATGCAACTGCAGAAGTCTAACAGTACGGTTGCCGAGCAAAGTAATTCGGAACAAAATGTTGCGTCAGGAGTAAATGCCTATGAGATGATCTCTAAAAATGAGATTATTTTCTCCAGTTTATTCAAGCGCGCACCAGACTTCCCGGCATTTTATCCGGTGAATGGCACTCTGACCAGGGGATATAATCCAGGTAATGGTCACTACGGAATTGACATAGCAACGAAAAATAATATCCCATTTAAAGCACTGGCAGATGGGGCTGTTATAAATCAGGACTGGACCGCAAATTACGGCTATGTGATTCAGGTTCAACACAACGACGGAATCATCAGCATTTATAAACATGCATCGAGTGTTTCAAAAAATATTGGTGATGTGATATTAAAAGGCGAAATTCTGGGGACAGTAGGAGATGTCGGGATCTTAAGCTCCGGTCCTCATTTGCATTTGGAAATCTGGAAGAACGGAGTACCCCAAAACCCCAATTCTTATCTTATTAAATCATAA
- a CDS encoding amidohydrolase → MKPGYLFNALCIFTLLLTTDLKAQDTAELHEIINSKTESVFDQVVEWRRHFHEHPELSNREDETAAYIADYMRSLGMEVETGIAHTGVVAILEGGNPGPVVGLRADIDGLPVKERTDVPFKSTKRTTYLGQEVGVMHACGHDTHIAMLMGAAKILTDMKDDLHGTVKFIFQPAEEGAPPGEEGGAELMVEEGVLQNPDVDVIFGQHINSQTEVGTIRYRPEGTMAAADRFVITVKGKQTHGSTPWTGVDPILTSAKIIEGLQTIISRKTELTKAAAVISVGKIKSGVRNNIIPEEAEMIGTIRTLDTEMQEKIHNDIRHVATKIGESMGAEVEVDIQQGYPVTFNDPQLTAEMVPTLEQLAGTENVVLSDAITGAEDFSFFQNEVPGFYFFTGGMPKGMEPSDAAPHHTPDFYIEEEGMKLGVKALAGLTVDYMYQNSN, encoded by the coding sequence ATGAAACCAGGATATCTTTTCAACGCACTATGCATTTTTACCCTTCTGTTAACAACCGACCTAAAAGCTCAGGATACAGCTGAACTACATGAAATAATTAACAGTAAAACTGAGTCTGTATTCGATCAGGTAGTGGAATGGAGACGTCACTTCCACGAGCATCCCGAACTCTCAAACCGTGAAGATGAAACTGCTGCCTATATTGCAGACTACATGCGTTCTTTGGGCATGGAAGTGGAAACAGGGATAGCTCATACCGGTGTAGTGGCAATCTTGGAGGGAGGAAATCCCGGCCCGGTTGTTGGACTTAGGGCGGATATCGATGGACTTCCGGTTAAAGAACGAACAGACGTACCTTTCAAATCTACCAAAAGAACTACCTATTTGGGCCAGGAAGTGGGCGTGATGCATGCCTGCGGACACGATACTCATATAGCCATGCTGATGGGCGCTGCCAAAATATTGACCGACATGAAGGATGATTTACATGGTACTGTGAAATTCATTTTTCAGCCGGCCGAAGAAGGAGCGCCTCCGGGGGAAGAGGGAGGTGCCGAGCTGATGGTTGAAGAAGGGGTATTACAGAATCCCGATGTTGATGTTATTTTTGGACAGCATATTAACTCCCAGACGGAAGTGGGTACTATTCGCTATCGTCCGGAAGGTACCATGGCCGCCGCAGATCGCTTTGTCATAACCGTCAAAGGAAAGCAGACACACGGATCCACACCGTGGACCGGGGTAGATCCCATTCTAACTTCAGCCAAAATAATTGAGGGACTTCAGACCATAATTTCACGAAAAACCGAGCTCACAAAAGCTGCTGCAGTAATTTCGGTGGGTAAAATCAAATCAGGGGTGAGAAATAATATCATACCTGAAGAAGCCGAGATGATCGGAACAATCCGCACTCTTGATACCGAGATGCAGGAAAAGATTCATAATGATATTCGTCATGTTGCTACCAAAATTGGAGAGAGTATGGGAGCTGAGGTCGAAGTAGATATCCAGCAAGGTTATCCGGTCACCTTCAATGATCCTCAGTTGACAGCAGAAATGGTGCCAACACTTGAACAGTTGGCAGGTACCGAAAATGTAGTGCTCTCCGATGCCATCACAGGAGCGGAAGATTTCTCGTTCTTTCAGAATGAAGTACCCGGGTTCTACTTCTTTACAGGGGGCATGCCTAAGGGAATGGAACCTTCAGATGCCGCTCCGCATCACACACCGGATTTCTATATTGAAGAAGAGGGGATGAAGCTAGGTGTAAAAGCATTGGCCGGACTAACGGTTGATTACATGTATCAGAACAGTAACTGA
- a CDS encoding AtpZ/AtpI family protein, with the protein MSDKKNPLTEYAEYLSLGAEIAIGLAAPILIGYWLDEYFETSPWILLGGCGLGIINIFVIIFRLAKRLDN; encoded by the coding sequence TTGAGTGACAAGAAAAATCCTTTAACCGAGTACGCAGAATATTTATCGTTGGGGGCTGAAATAGCTATCGGTCTGGCAGCTCCCATACTAATCGGTTACTGGCTGGATGAATACTTTGAAACCAGTCCCTGGATCTTGTTGGGAGGGTGTGGCCTGGGAATCATCAATATATTTGTCATTATATTTCGGCTGGCAAAACGTCTCGATAATTAA
- the atpE gene encoding ATP synthase F0 subunit C, which translates to MGLLAAGIGAGIAAIGAGIGIGMIGKGAVESIARQPEASGDIRGAMILTAALIEGVALIAAIVCILLVFFA; encoded by the coding sequence ATGGGTTTATTAGCAGCAGGAATTGGAGCAGGAATCGCAGCTATCGGAGCTGGTATAGGAATCGGTATGATTGGTAAAGGAGCTGTTGAAAGTATTGCCCGCCAGCCTGAAGCTTCAGGAGACATTCGTGGCGCGATGATTTTGACAGCCGCTCTTATTGAGGGTGTTGCTCTTATTGCAGCTATCGTTTGTATTCTACTTGTATTCTTCGCTTAA
- a CDS encoding GNAT family N-acetyltransferase, whose translation MVEIKPFDLQNVTIHYKWNNDEELNYYDSEYPHQHESFESFLKRVKSVVDERNQTAELFEIHLTENDALIGIVDIHAIDKYNQRCFVNCTIGDRNYAGEGYDFEALKIILSHCFTDKNLHKVGATAFDFNTSWIEQLKKLGFQQEGELREHVLKKGSFRNKLIFSLLKAEYDTTMPEKKALSIG comes from the coding sequence ATGGTAGAGATAAAACCCTTCGATCTCCAAAATGTTACTATTCATTATAAATGGAATAATGATGAGGAGTTAAATTACTACGACTCGGAATACCCGCATCAGCATGAAAGTTTTGAGTCATTTCTCAAAAGGGTTAAATCGGTGGTGGATGAACGTAATCAAACGGCCGAGCTATTTGAAATTCATCTTACAGAAAATGATGCGCTGATAGGAATCGTGGATATTCATGCCATTGACAAGTACAATCAGCGCTGCTTTGTAAACTGTACCATTGGCGATCGGAATTACGCAGGGGAGGGATACGATTTTGAGGCTTTGAAAATTATACTATCGCACTGCTTTACCGATAAGAATTTACACAAGGTAGGCGCCACCGCTTTTGATTTTAACACGTCCTGGATTGAACAGTTAAAGAAACTGGGATTTCAGCAGGAGGGTGAGCTGCGCGAACATGTGCTCAAGAAAGGTTCCTTCCGTAATAAGTTGATCTTCAGCCTGCTGAAAGCGGAGTATGATACCACGATGCCCGAAAAAAAAGCTCTTTCTATCGGTTAA
- a CDS encoding DUF3467 domain-containing protein yields the protein MPDQTKNVNQGQMEIELPESEATGTYSNLVMITHSASEFILDFIAVMPGNPKAKVVKRMVLTPDHAKRLATALAENVNKFEEEHGAINSDQKFDVPFNFRGPTPEA from the coding sequence ATGCCAGACCAGACTAAAAACGTCAACCAGGGACAAATGGAAATTGAGCTTCCGGAATCGGAAGCCACGGGTACCTATTCTAATTTGGTAATGATTACCCACTCGGCTTCAGAATTCATTCTGGATTTTATCGCCGTAATGCCTGGAAATCCCAAAGCAAAAGTGGTGAAACGAATGGTTTTAACTCCTGATCATGCCAAAAGGCTTGCCACAGCACTCGCTGAGAATGTTAATAAGTTTGAGGAAGAGCACGGAGCTATCAACAGCGATCAAAAGTTTGATGTCCCATTTAACTTCAGGGGTCCGACACCCGAAGCCTAA